The following proteins are co-located in the Gemmatimonadaceae bacterium genome:
- a CDS encoding glycosyltransferase family 2 protein gives MSRRIVVIVPAYNAEKTLVTVVRGLRKALPTAFIVGVDDGSDDGTAALLRSVCDRAIRFEQNRGKGAALRAGIAVALENDCDAVLSIDSDGQHDPAFSRSLVSALGQYHIAIGTRDLQGEQMPRRRRFANFLSTVATRFVSGGAVGDSQSGFRAFRREVIEEIQGVGDRYEYETDFIIRAARAGFTITNVPISTIYGPPSYFREFRDALLVIRVLVRHLGGALRKYTPRSVSSITDMK, from the coding sequence ATGAGTCGCCGGATCGTGGTTATAGTGCCCGCATACAATGCCGAGAAAACGCTGGTAACTGTTGTGCGCGGGCTCAGGAAGGCACTACCGACCGCGTTCATTGTAGGTGTGGATGACGGCTCCGATGATGGTACGGCAGCGCTGCTGCGTTCCGTGTGTGACCGCGCGATTCGATTTGAGCAGAATCGGGGGAAGGGCGCTGCGTTGCGCGCAGGCATCGCGGTTGCGCTGGAGAACGATTGCGATGCCGTACTTTCGATCGATTCGGATGGCCAGCACGATCCCGCTTTTTCTCGGTCGCTGGTATCGGCCCTGGGCCAATACCACATCGCGATCGGAACGCGCGACCTCCAGGGTGAGCAGATGCCGAGGCGCCGGAGATTTGCGAACTTTCTGTCGACGGTGGCGACCCGCTTTGTGTCAGGCGGCGCAGTCGGCGACAGCCAATCCGGGTTCCGCGCCTTCCGGCGCGAGGTCATTGAGGAAATACAGGGCGTCGGTGACCGCTATGAATACGAAACTGATTTCATCATCCGTGCGGCTCGCGCAGGGTTCACCATTACGAACGTGCCTATTTCGACCATCTACGGACCGCCAAGTTATTTTCGCGAGTTTCGCGACGCCTTGCTCGTTATCCGCGTACTCGTGCGTCATC
- a CDS encoding MerR family transcriptional regulator: protein MPAAEPVREFFSMGDVCNLTDLKPHVLRYWESQFRFLHPAKNRSGNRVYQRREIELIMLVRQLLYTEKYTIDGARQKIDEYRKSGELRTVARSALDAQTIESMEAELKEIAAILDGEEIPE, encoded by the coding sequence ATGCCCGCCGCTGAACCGGTGCGCGAGTTTTTCTCGATGGGGGACGTTTGTAATCTGACCGATCTCAAACCCCATGTGCTTCGCTACTGGGAGAGCCAGTTCAGATTCCTGCACCCCGCCAAGAACCGCTCGGGGAACCGTGTTTACCAGCGCCGGGAGATCGAGCTGATCATGCTCGTGCGGCAGCTTCTGTACACTGAGAAATACACGATCGACGGCGCTCGCCAGAAGATCGATGAGTATCGCAAGAGCGGGGAGCTGCGCACCGTTGCTCGCTCCGCGCTGGATGCTCAGACAATCGAGTCAATGGAAGCGGAGCTCAAGGAAATTGCCGCGATCCTCGACGGAGAAGAAATCCCGGAATGA
- a CDS encoding NAD(P)H-dependent glycerol-3-phosphate dehydrogenase translates to MIGAGAWGTALADLLSRNGHEVRIWAYEWDVVETINRSHQNRRFLPGCQLSDTLRACNELSETLEGAELIAVATPSHVTREILKNASEFISTTTPLVLASKGIEQDTLSLMTDIAAQELGGTRVVALSGPSFAAEVAARQPTAVVVAATDPADALLMQTVFSSTQFRAYTHTDVTGVEVGGSLKNVMAVATGIADGLGLGFNARAALITRGLAEMTRLGVRLGAEASTFAGLAGLGDLVLTCTGSLSRNRSVGVEIGRGAPLEKILAGRDTVAEGVMTTRSAHALATREGVAMPIVDAVYRVLFQADQPRDAIHSLMTRELRTEAD, encoded by the coding sequence ATGATCGGGGCGGGAGCCTGGGGCACGGCGCTGGCCGATCTTCTTTCGCGCAACGGGCATGAAGTTCGGATCTGGGCGTATGAATGGGATGTTGTCGAAACGATAAATCGGTCCCACCAGAACCGGCGTTTCCTGCCTGGCTGCCAGCTCTCCGATACACTCCGGGCCTGCAATGAATTGAGCGAAACGCTTGAGGGTGCAGAGCTGATAGCGGTTGCGACTCCCTCACACGTCACACGGGAGATTTTGAAAAATGCGAGCGAGTTCATCAGCACCACGACACCACTGGTGCTGGCGTCAAAGGGAATCGAACAGGACACGCTATCTCTGATGACGGACATTGCTGCGCAGGAACTGGGGGGTACACGTGTGGTGGCCCTCTCAGGGCCGAGCTTCGCCGCCGAAGTGGCGGCCCGCCAACCCACTGCGGTCGTGGTTGCGGCGACCGATCCTGCCGATGCCCTGCTGATGCAGACTGTATTCAGCTCGACGCAATTCAGGGCTTACACTCACACCGATGTGACCGGCGTTGAGGTTGGAGGGTCACTCAAGAACGTGATGGCTGTGGCAACGGGCATTGCCGATGGTCTCGGATTGGGATTCAACGCCCGCGCGGCCCTGATCACACGGGGCCTCGCGGAAATGACCCGGCTCGGCGTCAGACTTGGCGCGGAAGCGTCGACATTTGCCGGTCTTGCGGGTCTTGGCGATCTGGTTCTGACCTGCACCGGGTCGCTGAGCCGTAACAGAAGTGTCGGTGTCGAAATAGGGCGAGGGGCGCCACTGGAGAAAATACTTGCCGGAAGGGATACCGTCGCTGAGGGAGTGATGACAACGCGAAGTGCGCACGCGTTAGCCACGCGCGAGGGGGTTGCGATGCCGATCGTGGATGCTGTGTACCGGGTATTGTTTCAGGCTGACCAGCCGCGGGATGCGATACACTCGTTGATGACCCGCGAGCTCCGGACGGAAGCTGATTGA
- the plsY gene encoding glycerol-3-phosphate 1-O-acyltransferase PlsY yields MHPAAGVLLAYLAGSIPFALLAGKMRGLDLREHGSGNLGATNAVRVLGPAIGGVVYLGDTLKGLLPVLLLPPVTRAARPDLWAIAFGVAAIAGHVFPLFLLGKRGGKGVATGGGVFFGLAWLAGLIALGVFLVTLALTRIVSVASIAAALALPLAVLAWRGVASPLFSVSLAIGLLVVYAHRTNIARLRRGEEPRIRSGAGKGAGTT; encoded by the coding sequence GTGCATCCGGCCGCAGGGGTGCTGCTCGCGTATCTGGCGGGCTCGATTCCGTTCGCCTTACTCGCCGGCAAAATGCGCGGGCTCGATTTGAGAGAGCACGGCTCCGGAAACCTCGGTGCAACAAATGCCGTCCGCGTTCTGGGACCGGCGATCGGAGGTGTTGTGTATCTTGGCGACACGTTGAAGGGATTGCTGCCAGTGTTGCTGTTGCCGCCGGTCACGCGCGCTGCCCGTCCGGATCTATGGGCAATAGCGTTCGGGGTAGCGGCAATTGCCGGTCACGTCTTTCCCCTATTCCTGCTTGGCAAGCGAGGAGGGAAGGGGGTTGCAACGGGTGGTGGCGTGTTCTTCGGACTGGCATGGCTCGCTGGTTTGATCGCGCTTGGCGTTTTTCTTGTGACGCTGGCGTTAACCAGGATTGTCAGTGTTGCATCGATTGCAGCAGCGCTCGCGCTTCCGCTGGCCGTTCTCGCCTGGCGCGGCGTCGCGAGTCCGCTTTTTTCTGTGAGTCTGGCAATCGGCCTGCTGGTAGTTTATGCGCACCGTACAAACATCGCGCGCCTGCGCCGTGGCGAAGAGCCGCGAATTCGTAGCGGTGCCGGAAAAGGCGCGGGCACCACATAG